One Elusimicrobiota bacterium genomic window carries:
- a CDS encoding isoprenylcysteine carboxylmethyltransferase family protein, which produces MPKSVLRWRVPLGFAFAAWYLVVARPDALNTLLAGALFVIAGCALRSWAAGYLLKGKRVAVGGPYAYIRNPLYIGSFLIGTGFCIALWRHPLPVSAILLWLAFLLGFGVVYRAKSVAEEKELLANLGEPYQHYAERVPAFWPTRGHVQGLGEQRFSGEVYRRNREYQCLLGSAAVFAVLVIRFFS; this is translated from the coding sequence GTGCCTAAATCCGTTCTGCGCTGGAGGGTTCCGCTGGGTTTTGCGTTCGCGGCGTGGTATCTGGTGGTGGCACGTCCCGACGCTTTGAATACGCTCCTCGCCGGCGCGCTTTTTGTCATTGCCGGCTGCGCGTTGCGGTCGTGGGCGGCTGGCTATCTTCTCAAGGGAAAGCGTGTGGCGGTCGGAGGGCCTTACGCTTACATCCGTAACCCGCTGTATATCGGAAGCTTTCTAATTGGAACCGGCTTTTGTATCGCTCTCTGGCGCCATCCCCTGCCTGTTTCCGCTATCCTCTTGTGGCTGGCTTTCCTGCTCGGTTTTGGAGTTGTTTATCGTGCCAAAAGCGTCGCCGAAGAAAAAGAACTTTTGGCCAACCTCGGAGAGCCTTATCAGCATTACGCCGAGCGTGTCCCGGCTTTCTGGCCGACGCGCGGTCATGTCCAGGGACTCGGAGAGCAGCGTTTCAGCGGGGAAGTCTATCGTCGTAACCGGGAATACCAATGTTTGCTCGGTAGCGCGGCGGTCTTTGCCGTCCTGGTCATCCGATTCTTCTCTTAA
- a CDS encoding bacteriohemerythrin, which translates to MPAFFPWKDDYSVGIPRLDIQHKQLIGAVNRLAQAVDDGHAHQSSLPDIFRDLSDYVHVHIRDEEQIMLTYSFPEVAAHQHEHQEFIRRLDNFQKGLREREKFLDIKVLEFLKTWLAKHMMVEDQRYAAYLKSKGIHFP; encoded by the coding sequence ATGCCGGCTTTTTTCCCTTGGAAAGATGACTACAGTGTCGGGATTCCCCGGCTGGACATACAACACAAACAGCTGATCGGAGCCGTCAACCGTCTGGCCCAAGCGGTGGATGACGGTCATGCCCATCAGTCTTCTCTGCCCGATATTTTTCGGGATTTGTCCGATTATGTCCACGTGCATATTCGAGATGAGGAACAGATCATGTTGACCTACTCGTTCCCGGAGGTGGCCGCCCATCAACATGAACACCAGGAATTCATCCGCCGGCTCGACAATTTTCAGAAGGGATTGCGTGAACGTGAGAAATTCCTCGACATAAAAGTATTGGAATTTTTGAAAACCTGGCTGGCCAAACATATGATGGTCGAAGACCAGAGATATGCCGCTTACCTGAAATCGAAGGGAATCCACTTTCCCTGA
- a CDS encoding ABC transporter ATP-binding protein: MSKVLSVVDLRKDYARTVAVNGISFDVEQGEIVGLLGPNGAGKTTAINMILGVLEPTSGTIRVYNRDMATHRCQALEVTNFAAAYAPLPGNLTVIQNLRVFGLLYRVPELSKRLEALLQQFELESFRNVKCGVLSSGEQTRVSLAKAMLNQPRLLLLDEPTASLDPATARDIRVKIREYAAQKQCGVLWTSHNMFEVEAVCDRVLFLSHGTLLLEGDPKTMPQEHGKRTLEELFITVAREPLTLGSEER; encoded by the coding sequence ATGTCGAAAGTGCTTTCTGTTGTGGATTTGCGCAAGGATTACGCCCGCACCGTTGCGGTCAATGGTATTTCCTTTGACGTGGAACAGGGGGAGATAGTCGGGCTTCTTGGACCGAACGGAGCGGGGAAGACCACCGCCATTAATATGATTCTCGGTGTGCTCGAGCCGACCTCCGGGACCATCCGTGTTTACAACCGGGACATGGCGACCCACCGTTGTCAGGCTCTGGAAGTCACGAATTTTGCGGCGGCCTACGCACCGCTACCGGGCAACTTGACAGTGATTCAAAACCTGCGCGTGTTCGGGCTGCTCTATCGGGTTCCGGAGCTGTCCAAACGCCTGGAGGCGCTCCTCCAGCAATTTGAGCTGGAGTCCTTCCGGAATGTGAAATGCGGGGTTCTCTCGTCGGGCGAACAAACGCGCGTGAGTCTGGCCAAAGCGATGCTGAATCAACCCCGGCTCCTGCTCCTGGATGAGCCGACCGCTTCGCTCGATCCGGCGACGGCCCGCGACATCCGGGTGAAGATCCGCGAGTATGCCGCCCAAAAACAATGCGGGGTGCTGTGGACGTCTCACAATATGTTCGAAGTCGAAGCGGTTTGCGACCGTGTCCTGTTTCTTTCGCATGGGACCCTTCTGCTGGAGGGAGATCCAAAAACCATGCCGCAGGAGCATGGAAAACGAACCCTGGAGGAGCTGTTCATTACTGTG